A genomic segment from Halomicroarcula saliterrae encodes:
- a CDS encoding ABC transporter permease, with the protein MAGRFRGRSLSARFGRPFVLFVFGLALLFLTLPVVLTFAGSFATQWVGPLPSGPPTLDHWEDVTMGTEVGADVAVGSSLIYSAGLAFGGVLINLVVGVPIAYAIARYDFVGRDWVNVFAILPLAPGIILGIAFLRSYPNLSTSGVALVIGYSLLKAPYMVMAVQSSFQSMDLQQLEESARSLGASWPRAFLTVIVPNAKAGIVAGSIISWTLAAAEFNFSYIVYSRGTPPLSIFLFNNITNASFLNAAAAVSVFFLLIALVTISLQLVGTRGARRRA; encoded by the coding sequence ATGGCGGGCCGGTTCCGGGGACGGAGCCTCTCGGCGCGCTTCGGTCGCCCGTTCGTGCTGTTCGTGTTCGGGCTGGCGCTGCTCTTTCTCACGCTCCCCGTCGTGCTCACGTTCGCTGGGTCGTTCGCGACCCAGTGGGTCGGGCCGCTTCCGAGCGGCCCGCCGACGCTCGACCACTGGGAAGACGTGACGATGGGAACGGAGGTCGGTGCGGACGTCGCCGTGGGCTCGTCCCTGATCTACAGCGCGGGGCTCGCCTTCGGCGGAGTCCTTATCAATCTGGTCGTCGGCGTCCCCATCGCGTACGCCATCGCCCGCTACGACTTTGTCGGTCGCGACTGGGTCAACGTCTTCGCTATCCTCCCGCTGGCGCCCGGAATCATCCTCGGTATCGCGTTCCTTCGCTCGTACCCGAACCTCTCGACGTCCGGCGTCGCGCTCGTCATCGGCTACTCGCTGTTGAAAGCGCCGTACATGGTCATGGCCGTCCAGTCGAGCTTCCAGTCGATGGACCTCCAGCAGCTAGAGGAGAGCGCACGCTCGCTCGGGGCGTCCTGGCCGCGGGCGTTTCTGACCGTCATCGTCCCGAACGCGAAAGCGGGCATCGTCGCCGGCTCGATTATCTCGTGGACGCTCGCCGCGGCGGAGTTCAACTTCTCCTACATCGTCTACTCGCGTGGGACCCCGCCGCTGTCGATATTCCTCTTCAACAACATCACCAACGCCTCGTTCCTGAACGCGGCCGCAGCGGTGTCCGTGTTCTTCCTGTTGATAGCGCTCGTGACCATCTCGCTCCAGCTGGTCGGGACTCGCGGCGCGAGACGGAGGGCCTGA
- a CDS encoding ABC transporter ATP-binding protein codes for MTTVSLHHLTKRYDETLAVDDVSLTIDDGETMGVVGPSGCGKTTLLRLVAGFETATEGTIQYDAEDVTHVPPENRNVGLVFQSYALFNNMSVLQNVTFGPKMHGVDTDERRDRAHELLDMLDIEALADRDPQTLSGGQQQRVGLARALAIEPRLLLLDEPMTGLDAKLKQTLRTELGALLDELGVTTLYVTHDQEQAMEMCDRLVVMNDGDVEQIGTPTAVYEQPANEFVADFVGTSNRLPGTVRNGTIDIGHARLDAPTGTPDGEVTVVARPEAFTVDGGPVEATIENRFYVGEHVRATARTPDGRELTLRFDPDGVPEDTEVSLSVDRERLHVLTQ; via the coding sequence GTGACCACTGTCTCACTCCACCACCTCACCAAACGGTACGACGAAACGCTCGCCGTCGACGACGTCTCGCTGACGATCGACGACGGTGAAACGATGGGCGTTGTCGGTCCCTCGGGCTGTGGAAAGACGACGCTGCTCCGGCTCGTCGCCGGGTTCGAGACCGCCACCGAAGGAACGATTCAGTACGACGCCGAGGACGTCACGCACGTCCCGCCAGAGAACCGGAACGTCGGGCTCGTGTTCCAGTCGTACGCCCTGTTCAACAACATGAGCGTCTTGCAGAACGTCACCTTCGGGCCGAAGATGCACGGCGTGGACACCGACGAGCGGCGGGACCGCGCCCACGAGCTCCTCGACATGCTCGACATCGAAGCGCTGGCCGACCGCGACCCGCAGACGCTCTCGGGCGGGCAACAACAGCGTGTCGGCCTCGCGCGAGCGCTCGCTATCGAGCCGCGGCTCCTCCTGCTCGACGAGCCGATGACCGGGCTGGACGCGAAGCTGAAACAGACGCTCCGGACGGAACTCGGCGCGTTGCTCGACGAGCTCGGCGTAACGACGCTGTACGTCACACACGACCAGGAACAGGCGATGGAGATGTGTGACCGACTCGTCGTGATGAACGACGGCGACGTCGAACAGATCGGCACGCCGACGGCGGTGTACGAACAGCCCGCAAACGAGTTCGTCGCGGATTTCGTCGGCACGTCGAATCGGCTCCCCGGGACGGTCCGGAACGGTACTATCGACATCGGACACGCGCGCCTCGACGCGCCGACGGGGACACCGGACGGGGAGGTCACGGTCGTCGCCCGCCCCGAGGCGTTCACCGTCGACGGGGGACCGGTCGAGGCGACGATAGAGAACCGGTTCTACGTCGGTGAACACGTCCGTGCGACGGCGCGAACACCGGACGGGCGCGAGTTGACGCTCCGGTTCGACCCTGACGGCGTTCCCGAAGACACAGAGGTATCACTCTCCGTCGACCGCGAGCGACTGCACGTCCTGACACAGTGA
- a CDS encoding metallophosphoesterase family protein, translating into MTAHSAVGPLLARLARPRTENRHRLAVIADPHVTEGTGTWKVAHRSEARFERACDFANSCDMAVLLGDLTGDGRADSFERVESCLSELSVPRVAVPGNHDVPKAFDEHSGIPVSAFAERYTPGLPFTWKLGGVTLVGIDTATDRTGALRDTWGGRVGATTRRWLSDTLPGLEQPIVLLHHNLGSLPENPGGNWANFPVDDARETREILVANDVALVLSAHHHVPAVLDHRGPKEVIAPAVCSYPQAMLDIRIGPSGTDVRLAPLADATAVAEARRHARRGKPLAVGILESIDRRLGDLPLETRG; encoded by the coding sequence GTGACCGCCCACAGCGCTGTCGGTCCGTTGCTCGCCCGGCTGGCTCGGCCACGCACCGAGAACCGACACCGACTCGCCGTTATCGCCGACCCGCACGTGACCGAGGGCACTGGGACCTGGAAGGTCGCCCATCGGAGCGAAGCACGGTTCGAGCGCGCCTGCGACTTCGCCAACAGCTGTGATATGGCTGTCCTCCTGGGCGACCTCACCGGGGACGGCCGGGCGGACAGCTTCGAGCGTGTCGAGAGCTGCCTCTCGGAACTGTCGGTGCCACGGGTCGCCGTTCCGGGGAACCACGATGTGCCGAAAGCGTTCGACGAGCACTCGGGGATTCCCGTGTCGGCGTTCGCGGAGCGGTACACGCCCGGGCTTCCGTTCACGTGGAAGCTCGGAGGGGTGACGCTCGTCGGTATCGATACGGCGACCGACCGGACCGGGGCGCTCCGTGATACGTGGGGTGGTCGGGTGGGTGCAACAACCCGCCGGTGGCTCAGCGACACGCTGCCGGGGCTCGAACAGCCGATCGTCCTGCTGCATCACAACCTCGGTTCGCTGCCGGAGAACCCGGGCGGGAACTGGGCGAACTTCCCGGTCGACGACGCGAGGGAGACGAGGGAGATACTGGTCGCCAACGACGTAGCGCTCGTCTTGAGTGCGCACCATCACGTGCCCGCCGTCCTCGACCACCGGGGTCCGAAGGAGGTCATCGCACCGGCGGTCTGTTCCTATCCACAGGCGATGCTGGATATCCGGATCGGACCGAGCGGCACCGACGTTCGGCTCGCGCCGCTGGCCGATGCGACGGCGGTCGCCGAGGCCCGTCGGCACGCCCGACGGGGCAAGCCCCTCGCGGTCGGAATCCTGGAGTCTATCGACCGTCGGCTCGGTGATCTCCCGCTGGAGACGCGCGGGTGA
- a CDS encoding secondary thiamine-phosphate synthase enzyme YjbQ, whose protein sequence is MPIQIETTDRLDVVDITAEVERAVPAEFDSGLCTVFVEHTTAGVVVNEAEQRLLGDIEGYLERLVPDADGYAHDELDGNADSHLRTLLLDESVSVPVREGALALGTWQSVLLVDCDGPRTRSVTVTCTS, encoded by the coding sequence ATGCCGATCCAGATCGAGACCACCGACCGCCTCGACGTCGTCGACATCACCGCCGAGGTCGAGCGTGCCGTCCCAGCGGAGTTCGACAGCGGCCTCTGTACCGTCTTCGTCGAGCACACCACGGCCGGCGTCGTGGTCAACGAGGCAGAACAGCGCCTGCTCGGTGATATCGAGGGGTATCTCGAACGCCTCGTTCCCGACGCGGACGGCTACGCCCACGACGAACTCGACGGCAACGCCGACTCCCATCTCCGGACGCTGCTGCTGGACGAGAGCGTCTCTGTGCCGGTCAGGGAGGGAGCGCTCGCGCTCGGGACCTGGCAGTCCGTGCTTCTCGTCGACTGTGACGGCCCGCGGACGCGGTCGGTGACGGTGACGTGTACGTCGTAG
- a CDS encoding WD40/YVTN/BNR-like repeat-containing protein codes for MFGSESDDETDTDTGWAAVDSPTEKTLTGVVMTVAGPVAVGGSGNVIARFEDSWEVVIDGGPAARRNKLTDVDVSDDGKSVWFCGSSGALGRYDIPTRQKYDYSAPKEKTSTWETVAVAGEAGDERLYAANGSGEVMDATVDGEGCATFGDVVKPGSGSTITALSFGNGNCYAIDTSGNVFLTDGEEWTDIGIRNAQVNFFDVAAHDGAVFVAAGGGLVYRYDRPCRNWTPVQAGEGLLRAIDVTDERDIVVGAGGNAFEQRPKEVWKPVETTVEVVLHDVALGETDVAVGEAGTVIERS; via the coding sequence ATGTTCGGCAGCGAGTCCGACGACGAGACCGACACCGACACCGGCTGGGCGGCGGTCGACTCACCGACCGAGAAGACGCTGACCGGCGTGGTGATGACCGTCGCCGGTCCGGTCGCCGTCGGCGGCAGCGGCAACGTCATCGCCCGCTTCGAGGACAGCTGGGAGGTCGTCATCGACGGCGGGCCCGCCGCTCGCCGGAACAAGCTCACCGACGTCGACGTCTCCGACGACGGCAAGAGCGTCTGGTTCTGTGGCTCCAGCGGCGCGCTGGGTCGGTACGACATCCCGACCAGACAGAAGTACGACTACTCCGCCCCCAAGGAGAAGACGAGCACCTGGGAGACCGTCGCCGTCGCCGGTGAGGCCGGCGACGAACGCCTCTACGCCGCCAACGGTTCCGGCGAGGTGATGGACGCCACCGTCGACGGCGAGGGCTGTGCGACCTTCGGTGACGTCGTCAAACCCGGTTCCGGGTCGACTATCACCGCCCTCTCGTTCGGTAACGGCAACTGCTACGCTATCGACACGAGCGGCAACGTCTTTCTCACGGACGGCGAGGAGTGGACCGACATCGGCATCCGGAACGCCCAGGTAAACTTCTTCGACGTGGCCGCCCACGACGGCGCCGTCTTCGTCGCCGCCGGCGGCGGCCTGGTGTACCGATACGACCGCCCCTGCCGGAACTGGACGCCCGTTCAGGCCGGCGAGGGGCTGTTGCGAGCCATCGACGTGACCGACGAGCGCGACATCGTCGTCGGCGCCGGCGGCAATGCCTTCGAACAGCGCCCGAAGGAGGTGTGGAAACCCGTCGAGACGACGGTCGAAGTCGTCCTCCACGACGTCGCTCTGGGCGAGACCGACGTGGCCGTCGGCGAGGCCGGTACCGTCATCGAACGGTCGTGA
- a CDS encoding cbb3-type cytochrome c oxidase subunit I: MSPAATAAVPDDLRRWLTTLDHADIGRLYLAFATVAGLWGATDGMAIRTELLSPAAGVWGPSTYAAFFTTHGLTMLFFFATPAAFGFANLVVPALVGADDMAFPRVNAVAFWLLPPALLLARSGIILGMLGLPVDPPGTGWTFYPPMAVEKPNVGIDLVLVGLHLSGVSTIASSVNLIVTICFERSVGWHRLSVFSWSILTTAGLVLFAFPVLGSAILMLLADRNVGTVFFAVGGGSPILWQHLFWFFGHPEVYILVLPSMGIISYVLPKFCGRRLFGFRYVVYSTLAIGVLSFGVWAHHMFTTGLDPRLSASFMAVSLAIAVPSAVKTFNWITTLWNGAIRLTGPMLFCLGAVGFFVVGGVTGVFLAAIPVDLVLHDTYYVVAHFHFVLVGTIVYALFAAGYYWFPLLTGSRCDPLLARTHFWLSTLGTLLTFGAMLGLGYAALPRRMATYPARFAPLQTVATVGAFVLGVAQLFWLWNVVVSARGPPADDDPWDLGRHGRLPREWAWFRRRREE; this comes from the coding sequence ATGAGCCCGGCCGCGACGGCCGCCGTTCCCGACGACCTCAGACGGTGGCTGACGACGCTCGACCACGCCGACATCGGCCGGCTCTACCTCGCGTTCGCGACCGTCGCCGGGCTCTGGGGCGCGACCGACGGGATGGCCATCCGGACCGAGCTGCTCTCGCCGGCGGCGGGTGTCTGGGGCCCGTCGACCTACGCCGCCTTCTTCACGACCCACGGGCTGACGATGCTGTTCTTCTTCGCGACGCCCGCGGCCTTCGGCTTCGCGAACCTGGTCGTGCCGGCCCTCGTCGGGGCCGACGACATGGCGTTCCCGCGGGTCAACGCGGTCGCCTTCTGGCTGCTCCCGCCGGCGCTGTTGCTCGCCCGTTCGGGCATCATCCTCGGCATGCTGGGGCTGCCGGTCGACCCGCCGGGGACCGGGTGGACGTTCTACCCGCCTATGGCCGTCGAGAAGCCAAACGTTGGCATCGACCTCGTGCTCGTCGGCCTCCACCTGAGCGGGGTCAGCACCATCGCGAGCTCGGTCAACCTCATCGTCACCATCTGCTTCGAGCGGTCGGTCGGCTGGCACCGGCTCTCGGTGTTCTCCTGGTCGATACTCACGACCGCCGGGCTGGTGCTGTTCGCGTTCCCGGTGCTTGGCAGCGCTATCCTGATGTTGCTCGCGGACCGCAACGTCGGGACGGTGTTTTTCGCCGTCGGCGGCGGCAGCCCGATTCTCTGGCAACACCTGTTCTGGTTTTTCGGCCATCCGGAGGTGTACATCCTCGTCCTGCCGTCGATGGGCATCATCAGCTACGTCCTGCCGAAGTTCTGCGGGCGGCGGCTCTTTGGCTTCCGGTACGTCGTCTACTCGACGCTGGCCATCGGCGTCCTCTCCTTCGGCGTCTGGGCCCATCACATGTTCACGACGGGGCTCGACCCTCGGCTCTCGGCGTCCTTTATGGCCGTCTCGCTGGCCATCGCCGTCCCGAGCGCGGTCAAGACGTTCAACTGGATCACGACGCTGTGGAACGGCGCCATCCGGCTGACCGGTCCGATGCTGTTCTGTCTCGGCGCGGTCGGCTTCTTCGTCGTCGGCGGTGTCACCGGCGTGTTCCTCGCCGCCATTCCCGTCGACCTCGTGCTCCACGACACCTACTACGTCGTCGCGCACTTCCACTTCGTCCTCGTCGGAACCATCGTCTACGCCCTCTTTGCGGCCGGCTACTACTGGTTCCCGCTGCTGACCGGCTCGCGCTGTGACCCACTGCTCGCCCGGACCCACTTCTGGCTGAGCACGCTCGGGACGCTCCTCACCTTCGGCGCCATGCTCGGGCTGGGGTATGCGGCCCTCCCCCGGCGGATGGCGACCTACCCCGCCCGGTTCGCGCCCCTCCAGACGGTCGCGACGGTCGGGGCGTTCGTGCTCGGCGTGGCCCAGCTGTTCTGGCTCTGGAACGTGGTCGTCTCCGCCCGCGGCCCGCCCGCCGACGACGACCCGTGGGACCTCGGCCGGCACGGGCGACTCCCACGCGAGTGGGCGTGGTTCCGGCGGCGACGCGAGGAGTAG
- a CDS encoding permease: MVLEAFVRLVTLVGEMVWDTWWALVLGFALSGAVEAFVSEERMQRALGDDGWEQLGLAGVLGAASSSCSYSAVGTTKTLFKKGASGAASLGVFMFASTDLVVELGLVMFVLLGWQFVVGEYFGGIVAVLVLAAIFKYLVPEAWVETAREHARAADGITCGGCDAEMDPEADDALRVESETGVEHFCCGGCQRVYEARTDETVGWREHLASPEGWKSAARASMKDWEMLWDDIAVGFVVAGLAGALIPAAWWAALFPAEATVGGVVAATALAVGIGVVTFMCSVGNVPFALVLWTNGLPFGAVLSFIYADLLIPPLVNVYRRYYGARMAAVLTVSLTAAAFVAGIAAHYLVGLTIAPPTGTVGGTVPDSYTLALNAVFTPVFLAQAYLVYGREGLARRVDTVVGALTRALAVAVGLGAGALVLARAVWIWNGHFRRCSAPAREQLGGTVRRWFMALTALVVAASEAWRLTRERLDEEYLDDTDDGSGPLRWVLHRFRDGGGR; the protein is encoded by the coding sequence ATGGTTCTCGAAGCGTTCGTCCGGCTGGTGACGCTGGTCGGCGAGATGGTCTGGGACACCTGGTGGGCGCTCGTCCTTGGCTTCGCGCTCTCGGGCGCCGTCGAGGCGTTCGTCAGCGAAGAGCGGATGCAGCGGGCGCTCGGCGACGACGGCTGGGAGCAACTGGGTCTCGCGGGCGTCCTCGGTGCGGCCTCCTCCAGTTGCTCGTACTCCGCCGTCGGCACGACCAAGACCCTGTTCAAGAAGGGGGCCTCCGGCGCCGCGAGCCTCGGCGTGTTCATGTTCGCGAGCACCGACCTCGTCGTCGAGCTCGGGCTGGTCATGTTCGTCCTGCTGGGCTGGCAGTTCGTCGTCGGCGAGTACTTCGGCGGCATCGTCGCCGTCCTCGTGCTGGCGGCGATATTCAAGTATCTCGTCCCGGAGGCGTGGGTCGAGACCGCCCGCGAGCACGCCCGCGCCGCCGACGGTATCACCTGTGGCGGCTGTGACGCCGAGATGGACCCCGAGGCGGACGACGCCCTGCGCGTCGAGAGCGAGACGGGCGTCGAGCACTTCTGCTGTGGCGGCTGTCAACGCGTCTACGAGGCCCGAACCGACGAGACCGTCGGGTGGCGAGAGCACCTCGCCTCGCCCGAGGGCTGGAAGAGCGCCGCCCGGGCCAGCATGAAAGACTGGGAGATGCTGTGGGACGACATCGCCGTCGGCTTCGTCGTCGCCGGGCTGGCCGGCGCCCTGATTCCGGCGGCCTGGTGGGCGGCGCTGTTCCCGGCGGAAGCGACCGTCGGCGGCGTCGTCGCGGCGACGGCGCTGGCCGTCGGCATCGGCGTGGTCACGTTCATGTGTTCGGTCGGGAACGTCCCGTTCGCGCTCGTCCTCTGGACGAACGGGCTCCCCTTCGGGGCCGTCCTGTCGTTCATCTACGCCGACCTGCTCATCCCGCCGCTGGTGAACGTCTACCGGCGGTACTACGGTGCCCGGATGGCGGCCGTCCTGACCGTGTCGCTCACCGCGGCGGCCTTCGTCGCCGGTATCGCCGCCCACTATCTGGTCGGTCTCACCATCGCGCCCCCGACCGGAACCGTCGGCGGGACCGTCCCCGACAGCTACACGCTGGCGCTGAACGCGGTGTTCACCCCGGTGTTCCTCGCTCAGGCCTATCTGGTGTACGGACGCGAGGGGCTGGCCCGACGCGTCGACACCGTGGTGGGTGCGCTGACCCGTGCACTCGCCGTCGCCGTCGGGCTGGGCGCCGGTGCGCTCGTCCTCGCACGCGCGGTCTGGATATGGAACGGTCACTTCCGGCGGTGTTCGGCCCCGGCCCGCGAGCAGCTCGGCGGGACCGTCCGGCGCTGGTTCATGGCCCTGACCGCCCTCGTCGTGGCCGCCAGCGAGGCCTGGCGGTTGACCCGCGAGCGCCTCGACGAGGAGTATCTGGACGACACGGACGACGGGTCCGGCCCGCTTCGGTGGGTCCTGCATCGATTCCGCGACGGCGGGGGCCGGTGA
- a CDS encoding heavy-metal-associated domain-containing protein codes for MTGSEYGRTELAVDGMVCANCEQLVAAAVVDVPGVSRASADADSGTVVVHADPDAVPVVREAIAATGFGVES; via the coding sequence ATGACCGGCTCGGAGTACGGCCGGACCGAGCTGGCGGTCGACGGGATGGTGTGTGCGAACTGCGAGCAGCTGGTGGCGGCGGCGGTCGTCGACGTGCCGGGCGTCAGCCGCGCCTCGGCCGACGCCGACAGCGGGACCGTCGTGGTCCACGCCGACCCGGACGCCGTCCCGGTCGTCCGCGAGGCCATCGCGGCCACCGGCTTCGGTGTCGAGTCGTGA
- a CDS encoding DUF2182 domain-containing protein, protein METDKLRSYTNRLQTELTPGELPAVTAAMAAIAALAWVAMFDGWLPMPMPETGPMSAPGIPEAIGTSNGLGGVVAYLLMFGVMMIAMMYPAMVPFVRRYADAVEGSTADVATAAGGFLAAYSLVWTAVGVVPLALDALVDVHGLLASHGAFVLGGALVAAGLYQFSDYKQRTLADCCGDVGSVTGELGPALRDGLDHGIECVRCTGFLMALLVVLGTMNAFMMLLVTFVVTLERHAGSEIATSVGLLATASGLVVWLFGVSPL, encoded by the coding sequence ATGGAAACCGACAAACTCCGTAGTTACACGAACCGACTCCAGACCGAACTCACGCCGGGCGAGCTCCCGGCGGTGACCGCCGCGATGGCAGCCATCGCCGCGCTCGCGTGGGTCGCGATGTTCGACGGCTGGCTCCCCATGCCGATGCCCGAGACGGGGCCGATGTCGGCGCCGGGCATCCCCGAAGCCATCGGGACCTCGAACGGCCTCGGCGGCGTCGTCGCCTACCTCCTGATGTTCGGGGTGATGATGATCGCGATGATGTACCCCGCGATGGTCCCGTTCGTCCGCCGCTACGCGGACGCAGTCGAGGGGTCCACGGCCGACGTGGCCACCGCCGCTGGCGGCTTCCTCGCCGCGTACTCGCTGGTGTGGACGGCCGTCGGCGTCGTGCCCCTGGCGCTCGACGCCCTCGTCGACGTCCACGGGCTCCTCGCGAGCCACGGCGCGTTCGTGCTGGGCGGGGCGCTGGTGGCCGCCGGCCTCTACCAGTTCTCCGACTACAAGCAGCGGACGCTCGCGGACTGCTGTGGCGACGTCGGGAGCGTCACCGGCGAGCTCGGCCCGGCGCTCCGTGACGGTCTCGACCACGGTATCGAGTGTGTCCGCTGTACGGGCTTCCTGATGGCGCTGCTGGTCGTGCTGGGCACGATGAACGCCTTCATGATGCTCCTCGTGACGTTCGTCGTCACCCTCGAACGCCACGCCGGCTCGGAGATCGCGACCTCGGTCGGGCTGCTGGCCACGGCGAGCGGGCTGGTCGTCTGGCTGTTCGGCGTCTCACCGCTCTAG
- a CDS encoding TIGR00341 family protein, which yields MTEDSQKSTRTDTDRLSAERRTRDDRGELAMSEENMRLLEILVLSADVRAKVTDILDADDLDYVVADGGDDDSATVSAPIPAESVEHVQRRLEGLDIHDELYTVVVDTEAVVSDRFETEAKYTTVSGLGYQGVSRSELHATATNLMPDLTIYTLLTAISAIVAAAGVLLNSLPVLVGSMVIAPLIGPIMAASVATIISDDAMAERSWKYQLVGLSVAGVSSTLFSVLIRFTSLVAPGITATELLQLSSHTAPNLLLVVVALAAGFAGALSISTGGGIDLVGVMISAAIMPPIGVMGVAVAWGQPGVVVGSLAVVLVNLASVSLAAIVSLWYLGYHPESLQELRKARSTVMARVVGLVVIILSVSVVLAHVSGTGLPSPLGVLV from the coding sequence ATGACAGAAGATTCACAGAAATCGACTCGTACCGACACCGACAGGCTCTCGGCCGAGCGTCGGACCCGCGACGACCGCGGCGAGCTGGCGATGAGCGAGGAGAACATGCGTCTCCTCGAAATCCTCGTCCTCTCCGCGGACGTGCGGGCGAAAGTAACCGATATCCTCGACGCGGACGACCTGGACTACGTCGTCGCCGACGGCGGTGACGACGACAGCGCTACCGTCTCGGCCCCGATTCCGGCCGAATCCGTCGAACACGTCCAGCGTCGGCTGGAGGGACTCGACATCCACGACGAGCTCTACACCGTCGTCGTCGACACGGAGGCCGTCGTCTCCGACCGCTTCGAGACCGAAGCGAAGTACACGACCGTCAGCGGGCTCGGCTATCAGGGCGTCTCGCGGAGCGAACTCCACGCCACCGCGACGAACCTGATGCCCGACCTCACCATCTACACGCTCCTGACCGCGATAAGCGCCATCGTGGCCGCGGCGGGCGTGCTGTTGAACTCGCTACCGGTGCTGGTCGGCTCGATGGTCATCGCCCCGCTCATCGGCCCTATCATGGCCGCGAGCGTGGCCACCATCATCAGCGACGACGCGATGGCCGAACGCAGCTGGAAGTACCAGCTCGTCGGGCTCTCCGTCGCCGGCGTCAGCTCGACTCTCTTCTCCGTGCTCATCCGCTTTACCTCGCTGGTAGCGCCGGGGATCACGGCCACCGAACTGCTCCAGCTCAGCAGCCACACCGCGCCGAACCTCCTGCTGGTCGTCGTCGCGCTGGCGGCCGGCTTCGCGGGCGCGCTCAGCATCTCGACCGGCGGGGGTATCGACCTCGTCGGCGTGATGATATCCGCCGCGATCATGCCGCCCATCGGCGTGATGGGCGTCGCCGTCGCCTGGGGCCAGCCCGGCGTGGTCGTCGGCTCGCTGGCCGTCGTGCTGGTGAACCTGGCCTCGGTGAGCCTCGCTGCCATCGTCAGCCTCTGGTATCTCGGGTACCACCCCGAGAGCCTTCAGGAGCTACGCAAGGCCCGCAGCACCGTCATGGCCCGCGTCGTCGGCCTCGTGGTAATCATCCTCTCGGTCTCGGTCGTGCTCGCTCACGTCTCGGGCACCGGGCTCCCGTCGCCGCTCGGAGTCCTGGTATGA
- a CDS encoding Cdc6/Cdc18 family protein has product MLNQASVFQEQFVPADIVHREDEVTTISNALRPIHSHGNPEVTFLFGPTGVGKTCVAKHTVNELEADLSDVDAQYVNCWQDYTRFGVLYKLLEGIDAHGTVHRQSTPKDELFNRLREQLSRPYVVILDEVDQLAEDHVLYDLYRIPEISLICIANRKDDVFPTLDTRVRSRLETGLELQFDRYSQSELVDILSGRVNEGLTAGVVTDDQLRRVAELASGDARVAIGTLRAAANAAHQSNATRITDAMITQGVPEARQRVEKDGLDRLTDHQQELYYIVKDDGPIAPGELYATYSERVSDPRCKRTVRKYLRKIEQYGLLESDGQKRARTYDER; this is encoded by the coding sequence ATGCTAAATCAGGCTTCAGTCTTCCAGGAGCAGTTCGTTCCGGCCGACATTGTCCATCGCGAAGACGAGGTCACCACGATTAGCAACGCGCTTCGGCCGATACACTCCCACGGGAACCCCGAGGTGACGTTCCTGTTCGGGCCGACCGGTGTCGGAAAGACGTGTGTTGCCAAACACACTGTCAACGAACTCGAAGCCGACCTGTCGGACGTGGACGCCCAGTACGTGAACTGCTGGCAGGACTACACCCGCTTTGGGGTCCTGTACAAGCTGCTCGAAGGCATCGATGCCCACGGCACCGTCCATCGGCAGTCGACGCCGAAAGACGAACTGTTCAACCGGCTTCGCGAACAGCTCTCACGGCCCTACGTCGTCATCCTCGACGAGGTCGACCAGCTGGCCGAGGACCACGTGCTCTACGACCTCTATCGTATCCCGGAGATTTCGCTCATCTGTATCGCCAACCGGAAAGACGACGTGTTCCCGACGCTCGACACCCGGGTTCGCTCCCGCCTGGAGACCGGCCTCGAACTGCAGTTCGACCGGTACAGTCAGTCCGAACTCGTCGATATCCTCTCGGGCCGAGTGAACGAGGGGCTGACCGCGGGGGTCGTCACCGACGACCAGCTCCGGCGGGTCGCGGAGCTCGCTTCGGGCGACGCACGCGTCGCCATCGGAACGCTTCGGGCCGCCGCGAACGCGGCCCACCAGTCCAACGCGACCCGGATTACCGACGCGATGATAACGCAGGGGGTCCCGGAGGCGCGACAGCGAGTCGAGAAGGACGGGCTCGACCGACTCACCGACCACCAGCAGGAGCTGTACTACATCGTCAAGGACGACGGGCCGATCGCCCCCGGCGAGCTCTACGCCACCTACTCGGAACGGGTGTCCGACCCCCGATGCAAGCGGACCGTCCGGAAGTACCTCCGGAAGATAGAGCAGTACGGCCTGCTCGAAAGCGACGGACAGAAGCGCGCCCGAACGTACGACGAGCGCTGA